One Microplitis mediator isolate UGA2020A chromosome 3, iyMicMedi2.1, whole genome shotgun sequence DNA segment encodes these proteins:
- the LOC130666156 gene encoding protein prickle-like isoform X1 produces MSSLARRRQTSLLFGSKRWWATGCWATRGHQEAYLRKLYGRKNTEANVNAALDLQEPASWITCSSPSSRPPFDNHDKPGCYLEDIIRGNGVAGGEDCAGASEEVAGASLLASPRASPTEKCVQFLTGARVCVPHDYLSDSVNHQLRQNPRLSRCTEFNEYNIDGVVNSGYQDEKVCRSCRCPREDHHRTSVKTADSSMAMAMAFQSSSTSSPSGGTIPPHQEPFKSPIEAAPVLQDPLIHHHQRLSQSDDDSGCALEEYTWVPPGLRPDQVHLYFSSLPEEKIPYVGSAGERERVKQLLQQLPPHDNEARYCSGLSEEEKRELRVFAAQRKREALGRGHASQVERPHGNDCRECGRPITAGEMAIGASRAGPTALWHPACFICCICKQLLVDLIYFWREGRLYCGRHHAETLKPRCCACDEIILADECTEAEGRAWHMRHFACLECDRQLGGQRYVMREGRPYCLHCFDASFAEYCDSCGEPIGVDQGQMSHEGQHWHATEACFCCATCRTSLLGRPFLPRRGAIYCSIACSKGEPPTTPSDSSAGPPLAPPPPSSFPKQNRKPPPPTPSEGSSSPPLSTTRHHTIAYTSGSARNSPRVSRKHYQGSTSLATTPTQISCLDFPCESLPNAGSRSGGLDRVILERNLERLLQERNTHTEETNPSELGRLMQARDREPLRCVQNSTPTHASSMPELPPPPHLLPHSTTVSPQTPPPPSPPPLPHLIPNVPTDTTDLCGNPAPITDPPTPTSRRVRFEGDEAQGTSSTMPLASACSSSPSKPNVPRSRSLQPEQVASTSWENVGRITRHDDEESCCSTCSSSSSSDEATAYALPPRRAYGGVRISYVPNDAVACAKRRGQTLSQSQKEADKCILS; encoded by the exons ATGTCGAGCTTGGCTAGAAGGAGGCAGACAAGTTTGCTCTTTGGCTCGAAACGCTGGTGGGCAACAGGATGCTGGGCGACACGCGGCCATCAAGAAGCTTATTTGCGAAAGCTCTATGGCAGAAAGAACACCGAGGCGAATGTCAATGCTGCCCTGGATCTCCAAGAACCGGCAAGTTGGATTACCTGCTCGTCCCCGTCTTCAAGACCACCCTTTGATAATCATGACAAGCCAGGATGTTACCTCGAAGACATTATAAGAGGCAATGGAGTGGCAGGAGGCGAAGACTGTGCTGGTGCGAGTGAGGAAGTTGCTGGAGCTTCGTTGCTGGCCAGCCCGCGAGCCAGTCCCACAGAAAAATGCGTTCAATTTCTTACCGGTGCGCGTGTCTGCGTTCCGCACGATTACTTAAGCGATTCGGTCAATCATCAGCTACGGCAGAATCCAAGACTCTCAAGGTGTACTGAATTCAACGAATATAATATTGATGGCGTTGTTAACTCCGGCTATCAGGATGA GAAGGTGTGCAGAAGTTGCAGATGTCCGCGAGAGGACCATCACCGAACGAGTGTCAAGACAGCGGACTCATCGATGGCAATGGCAATGGCATTTCAAAGCAGCAGTACGTCATCTCCCAGCGGCGGTACTATTCCTCCTCATCAAGAGCCGTTTAAGAGTCCGATTGAAGCAGCACCTGTACTTCAAGACCCTCTTATTCATCACCATCAAAGACTTTCTCAGAGCGACGATGATAGCGGCTGCGCACTCGAAGAATACACATGGGTACCACCAGGCCTCAGACCCGACCAG GTTCATCTATACTTTAGTTCACTACCTGAGGAAAAGATTCCTTACGTTGGTAGTGCGGGGGAAAGAGAACGAGTGAAGCAGCTGCTACAACAGTTGCCGCCTCATGACAACGAGGCGAGGTACTGCAGTGGTCTTAGCGAAGAGGAAAAACGAGAGCTTCGCGTGTTTGCTGCTCAAAGGAAACGTGAAGCTCTTGGTCGAGGACATGCGAGTCAAGTAGAACGACCTCACGGTAACGATTGTCGTGAATGCGGCAGGCCAATAACCGCAGGAGAAATGGCGATAGGTGCCAGCAGAGCTGGACCCACGGCACTTTGGCACCCAGCATGTTTTATTTGCTGTATTTGCAAGCAGCTCTTGGTTGATCTCATTTACTTCTGGCGTGAAGGCAGACTTTACTGTGGAAGACATCACGCAGAAACTTTAAAACCAAGATGCTGTGCTTGTGATGAAATTATTCTAGCAGATGAATGTACTGAGGCTGAAGGCAGAGCTTGGCATATGAGGCACTTTGCGTGTCTCGAATGTGATCGACAG CTCGGCGGTCAACGTTATGTTATGCGTGAAGGTCGGCCCTACTGTCTTCACTGTTTTGACGCCTCTTTTGCCGAGTATTGTGACAGCTGTGGTGAGCCGATCGGTGTAGATCAGGGTCAGATGTCACATGAAGGCCAACACTGGCACGCTACTGAAGCCTGCTTTTGTTGCGCTACTTGCCGAACTTCGCTTCTCGGTCGACCTTTTTTACCACGAAGAGGCGCAATTTATTGCAGTATTGCCTGTAGCAAAGGTGAGCCACCGACGACACCCAGTGATTCGTCTGCTGGGCCTCCACTTGCGCCACCGCCGCCCTCTTCATTTCCAAA ACAAAACAGGAAACCGCCGCCTCCAACACCAAGTGAAGGATCTTCTAGCCCGCCATTATCAACTACAAGGCATCACACTATTGCATATACTTCCGGTTCGGCTAGAAATTCTCCTAGAGTTTCAAGAAAACACTACCAAGGCTCTACATCACTTGCAACAACTCCTACACAAATTTCTTGCCTAGATTTCCCATGTGAAAGCCTACCAAATGCTGGATCACGATCTGGCGGCTTGGATCGAGTAATTTTAGAACGCAATCTCGAGAGGCTTTTGCAGGAGCGCAATACACATACGGAAGAAACGAACCCAAGTGAACTTGGAag gCTAATGCAGGCAAGAGATCGTGAACCTCTACGCTGTGTACAAAACTCAACGCCGACTCATGCATCGAGTATGCCAGAGTTACCTCCACCCCCTCATTTACTACCACATTCGACGACAGTATCACCGCAAACGCCTCCGCCTCCGTCGCCACCGCCTCTCCCTCATTTAATACCAAACGTACCGACTGACACGACGGACCTCTGTGGTAATCCAGCTCCAATAACAGATCCACCTACGCCAACATCCAGGCGAGTTAGATTTGAAGGAGACGAAGCGCAAGGAACTTCATCTACGATGCCACTGGCGAGTGCCTGCTCATCTTCGCCGTCCAAACCCAATGTTCCGCGGTCGCGGAGTTTGCAGCCTGAACAAGTAGCCAGCACATCTTGGG aaAATGTTGGCCGAATTACAAGACATGATGATGAAGAAAGTTGTTGTTCGACATGTAGCTCATCTAGTAGTTCTGACGAAGCAACGGCGTACGCATTGCCACCTAGAAGAGCCTATGGGGGTGTTAGAATATCTTACGTACCCAATGATGCAGTTGCATGTGCAAAGAGACGCGGCCAAACTCTGTCACAATCTCAAAAGGAAGCTGACAAATGTATTTTATCCTGA
- the LOC130666156 gene encoding protein prickle-like isoform X4 gives MLVLIMKVCRSCRCPREDHHRTSVKTADSSMAMAMAFQSSSTSSPSGGTIPPHQEPFKSPIEAAPVLQDPLIHHHQRLSQSDDDSGCALEEYTWVPPGLRPDQVHLYFSSLPEEKIPYVGSAGERERVKQLLQQLPPHDNEARYCSGLSEEEKRELRVFAAQRKREALGRGHASQVERPHGNDCRECGRPITAGEMAIGASRAGPTALWHPACFICCICKQLLVDLIYFWREGRLYCGRHHAETLKPRCCACDEIILADECTEAEGRAWHMRHFACLECDRQLGGQRYVMREGRPYCLHCFDASFAEYCDSCGEPIGVDQGQMSHEGQHWHATEACFCCATCRTSLLGRPFLPRRGAIYCSIACSKGEPPTTPSDSSAGPPLAPPPPSSFPKQNRKPPPPTPSEGSSSPPLSTTRHHTIAYTSGSARNSPRVSRKHYQGSTSLATTPTQISCLDFPCESLPNAGSRSGGLDRVILERNLERLLQERNTHTEETNPSELGRLMQARDREPLRCVQNSTPTHASSMPELPPPPHLLPHSTTVSPQTPPPPSPPPLPHLIPNVPTDTTDLCGNPAPITDPPTPTSRRVRFEGDEAQGTSSTMPLASACSSSPSKPNVPRSRSLQPEQVASTSWENVGRITRHDDEESCCSTCSSSSSSDEATAYALPPRRAYGGVRISYVPNDAVACAKRRGQTLSQSQKEADKCILS, from the exons GAAGGTGTGCAGAAGTTGCAGATGTCCGCGAGAGGACCATCACCGAACGAGTGTCAAGACAGCGGACTCATCGATGGCAATGGCAATGGCATTTCAAAGCAGCAGTACGTCATCTCCCAGCGGCGGTACTATTCCTCCTCATCAAGAGCCGTTTAAGAGTCCGATTGAAGCAGCACCTGTACTTCAAGACCCTCTTATTCATCACCATCAAAGACTTTCTCAGAGCGACGATGATAGCGGCTGCGCACTCGAAGAATACACATGGGTACCACCAGGCCTCAGACCCGACCAG GTTCATCTATACTTTAGTTCACTACCTGAGGAAAAGATTCCTTACGTTGGTAGTGCGGGGGAAAGAGAACGAGTGAAGCAGCTGCTACAACAGTTGCCGCCTCATGACAACGAGGCGAGGTACTGCAGTGGTCTTAGCGAAGAGGAAAAACGAGAGCTTCGCGTGTTTGCTGCTCAAAGGAAACGTGAAGCTCTTGGTCGAGGACATGCGAGTCAAGTAGAACGACCTCACGGTAACGATTGTCGTGAATGCGGCAGGCCAATAACCGCAGGAGAAATGGCGATAGGTGCCAGCAGAGCTGGACCCACGGCACTTTGGCACCCAGCATGTTTTATTTGCTGTATTTGCAAGCAGCTCTTGGTTGATCTCATTTACTTCTGGCGTGAAGGCAGACTTTACTGTGGAAGACATCACGCAGAAACTTTAAAACCAAGATGCTGTGCTTGTGATGAAATTATTCTAGCAGATGAATGTACTGAGGCTGAAGGCAGAGCTTGGCATATGAGGCACTTTGCGTGTCTCGAATGTGATCGACAG CTCGGCGGTCAACGTTATGTTATGCGTGAAGGTCGGCCCTACTGTCTTCACTGTTTTGACGCCTCTTTTGCCGAGTATTGTGACAGCTGTGGTGAGCCGATCGGTGTAGATCAGGGTCAGATGTCACATGAAGGCCAACACTGGCACGCTACTGAAGCCTGCTTTTGTTGCGCTACTTGCCGAACTTCGCTTCTCGGTCGACCTTTTTTACCACGAAGAGGCGCAATTTATTGCAGTATTGCCTGTAGCAAAGGTGAGCCACCGACGACACCCAGTGATTCGTCTGCTGGGCCTCCACTTGCGCCACCGCCGCCCTCTTCATTTCCAAA ACAAAACAGGAAACCGCCGCCTCCAACACCAAGTGAAGGATCTTCTAGCCCGCCATTATCAACTACAAGGCATCACACTATTGCATATACTTCCGGTTCGGCTAGAAATTCTCCTAGAGTTTCAAGAAAACACTACCAAGGCTCTACATCACTTGCAACAACTCCTACACAAATTTCTTGCCTAGATTTCCCATGTGAAAGCCTACCAAATGCTGGATCACGATCTGGCGGCTTGGATCGAGTAATTTTAGAACGCAATCTCGAGAGGCTTTTGCAGGAGCGCAATACACATACGGAAGAAACGAACCCAAGTGAACTTGGAag gCTAATGCAGGCAAGAGATCGTGAACCTCTACGCTGTGTACAAAACTCAACGCCGACTCATGCATCGAGTATGCCAGAGTTACCTCCACCCCCTCATTTACTACCACATTCGACGACAGTATCACCGCAAACGCCTCCGCCTCCGTCGCCACCGCCTCTCCCTCATTTAATACCAAACGTACCGACTGACACGACGGACCTCTGTGGTAATCCAGCTCCAATAACAGATCCACCTACGCCAACATCCAGGCGAGTTAGATTTGAAGGAGACGAAGCGCAAGGAACTTCATCTACGATGCCACTGGCGAGTGCCTGCTCATCTTCGCCGTCCAAACCCAATGTTCCGCGGTCGCGGAGTTTGCAGCCTGAACAAGTAGCCAGCACATCTTGGG aaAATGTTGGCCGAATTACAAGACATGATGATGAAGAAAGTTGTTGTTCGACATGTAGCTCATCTAGTAGTTCTGACGAAGCAACGGCGTACGCATTGCCACCTAGAAGAGCCTATGGGGGTGTTAGAATATCTTACGTACCCAATGATGCAGTTGCATGTGCAAAGAGACGCGGCCAAACTCTGTCACAATCTCAAAAGGAAGCTGACAAATGTATTTTATCCTGA
- the LOC130666156 gene encoding protein prickle-like isoform X5, producing MAMAMAFQSSSTSSPSGGTIPPHQEPFKSPIEAAPVLQDPLIHHHQRLSQSDDDSGCALEEYTWVPPGLRPDQVHLYFSSLPEEKIPYVGSAGERERVKQLLQQLPPHDNEARYCSGLSEEEKRELRVFAAQRKREALGRGHASQVERPHGNDCRECGRPITAGEMAIGASRAGPTALWHPACFICCICKQLLVDLIYFWREGRLYCGRHHAETLKPRCCACDEIILADECTEAEGRAWHMRHFACLECDRQLGGQRYVMREGRPYCLHCFDASFAEYCDSCGEPIGVDQGQMSHEGQHWHATEACFCCATCRTSLLGRPFLPRRGAIYCSIACSKGEPPTTPSDSSAGPPLAPPPPSSFPKQNRKPPPPTPSEGSSSPPLSTTRHHTIAYTSGSARNSPRVSRKHYQGSTSLATTPTQISCLDFPCESLPNAGSRSGGLDRVILERNLERLLQERNTHTEETNPSELGRLMQARDREPLRCVQNSTPTHASSMPELPPPPHLLPHSTTVSPQTPPPPSPPPLPHLIPNVPTDTTDLCGNPAPITDPPTPTSRRVRFEGDEAQGTSSTMPLASACSSSPSKPNVPRSRSLQPEQVASTSWENVGRITRHDDEESCCSTCSSSSSSDEATAYALPPRRAYGGVRISYVPNDAVACAKRRGQTLSQSQKEADKCILS from the exons ATGGCAATGGCAATGGCATTTCAAAGCAGCAGTACGTCATCTCCCAGCGGCGGTACTATTCCTCCTCATCAAGAGCCGTTTAAGAGTCCGATTGAAGCAGCACCTGTACTTCAAGACCCTCTTATTCATCACCATCAAAGACTTTCTCAGAGCGACGATGATAGCGGCTGCGCACTCGAAGAATACACATGGGTACCACCAGGCCTCAGACCCGACCAG GTTCATCTATACTTTAGTTCACTACCTGAGGAAAAGATTCCTTACGTTGGTAGTGCGGGGGAAAGAGAACGAGTGAAGCAGCTGCTACAACAGTTGCCGCCTCATGACAACGAGGCGAGGTACTGCAGTGGTCTTAGCGAAGAGGAAAAACGAGAGCTTCGCGTGTTTGCTGCTCAAAGGAAACGTGAAGCTCTTGGTCGAGGACATGCGAGTCAAGTAGAACGACCTCACGGTAACGATTGTCGTGAATGCGGCAGGCCAATAACCGCAGGAGAAATGGCGATAGGTGCCAGCAGAGCTGGACCCACGGCACTTTGGCACCCAGCATGTTTTATTTGCTGTATTTGCAAGCAGCTCTTGGTTGATCTCATTTACTTCTGGCGTGAAGGCAGACTTTACTGTGGAAGACATCACGCAGAAACTTTAAAACCAAGATGCTGTGCTTGTGATGAAATTATTCTAGCAGATGAATGTACTGAGGCTGAAGGCAGAGCTTGGCATATGAGGCACTTTGCGTGTCTCGAATGTGATCGACAG CTCGGCGGTCAACGTTATGTTATGCGTGAAGGTCGGCCCTACTGTCTTCACTGTTTTGACGCCTCTTTTGCCGAGTATTGTGACAGCTGTGGTGAGCCGATCGGTGTAGATCAGGGTCAGATGTCACATGAAGGCCAACACTGGCACGCTACTGAAGCCTGCTTTTGTTGCGCTACTTGCCGAACTTCGCTTCTCGGTCGACCTTTTTTACCACGAAGAGGCGCAATTTATTGCAGTATTGCCTGTAGCAAAGGTGAGCCACCGACGACACCCAGTGATTCGTCTGCTGGGCCTCCACTTGCGCCACCGCCGCCCTCTTCATTTCCAAA ACAAAACAGGAAACCGCCGCCTCCAACACCAAGTGAAGGATCTTCTAGCCCGCCATTATCAACTACAAGGCATCACACTATTGCATATACTTCCGGTTCGGCTAGAAATTCTCCTAGAGTTTCAAGAAAACACTACCAAGGCTCTACATCACTTGCAACAACTCCTACACAAATTTCTTGCCTAGATTTCCCATGTGAAAGCCTACCAAATGCTGGATCACGATCTGGCGGCTTGGATCGAGTAATTTTAGAACGCAATCTCGAGAGGCTTTTGCAGGAGCGCAATACACATACGGAAGAAACGAACCCAAGTGAACTTGGAag gCTAATGCAGGCAAGAGATCGTGAACCTCTACGCTGTGTACAAAACTCAACGCCGACTCATGCATCGAGTATGCCAGAGTTACCTCCACCCCCTCATTTACTACCACATTCGACGACAGTATCACCGCAAACGCCTCCGCCTCCGTCGCCACCGCCTCTCCCTCATTTAATACCAAACGTACCGACTGACACGACGGACCTCTGTGGTAATCCAGCTCCAATAACAGATCCACCTACGCCAACATCCAGGCGAGTTAGATTTGAAGGAGACGAAGCGCAAGGAACTTCATCTACGATGCCACTGGCGAGTGCCTGCTCATCTTCGCCGTCCAAACCCAATGTTCCGCGGTCGCGGAGTTTGCAGCCTGAACAAGTAGCCAGCACATCTTGGG aaAATGTTGGCCGAATTACAAGACATGATGATGAAGAAAGTTGTTGTTCGACATGTAGCTCATCTAGTAGTTCTGACGAAGCAACGGCGTACGCATTGCCACCTAGAAGAGCCTATGGGGGTGTTAGAATATCTTACGTACCCAATGATGCAGTTGCATGTGCAAAGAGACGCGGCCAAACTCTGTCACAATCTCAAAAGGAAGCTGACAAATGTATTTTATCCTGA
- the LOC130666156 gene encoding protein prickle-like isoform X3 yields MRHTTHYFSDCPRWQMTNVYRPQIKFATIRKVCRSCRCPREDHHRTSVKTADSSMAMAMAFQSSSTSSPSGGTIPPHQEPFKSPIEAAPVLQDPLIHHHQRLSQSDDDSGCALEEYTWVPPGLRPDQVHLYFSSLPEEKIPYVGSAGERERVKQLLQQLPPHDNEARYCSGLSEEEKRELRVFAAQRKREALGRGHASQVERPHGNDCRECGRPITAGEMAIGASRAGPTALWHPACFICCICKQLLVDLIYFWREGRLYCGRHHAETLKPRCCACDEIILADECTEAEGRAWHMRHFACLECDRQLGGQRYVMREGRPYCLHCFDASFAEYCDSCGEPIGVDQGQMSHEGQHWHATEACFCCATCRTSLLGRPFLPRRGAIYCSIACSKGEPPTTPSDSSAGPPLAPPPPSSFPKQNRKPPPPTPSEGSSSPPLSTTRHHTIAYTSGSARNSPRVSRKHYQGSTSLATTPTQISCLDFPCESLPNAGSRSGGLDRVILERNLERLLQERNTHTEETNPSELGRLMQARDREPLRCVQNSTPTHASSMPELPPPPHLLPHSTTVSPQTPPPPSPPPLPHLIPNVPTDTTDLCGNPAPITDPPTPTSRRVRFEGDEAQGTSSTMPLASACSSSPSKPNVPRSRSLQPEQVASTSWENVGRITRHDDEESCCSTCSSSSSSDEATAYALPPRRAYGGVRISYVPNDAVACAKRRGQTLSQSQKEADKCILS; encoded by the exons GAAGGTGTGCAGAAGTTGCAGATGTCCGCGAGAGGACCATCACCGAACGAGTGTCAAGACAGCGGACTCATCGATGGCAATGGCAATGGCATTTCAAAGCAGCAGTACGTCATCTCCCAGCGGCGGTACTATTCCTCCTCATCAAGAGCCGTTTAAGAGTCCGATTGAAGCAGCACCTGTACTTCAAGACCCTCTTATTCATCACCATCAAAGACTTTCTCAGAGCGACGATGATAGCGGCTGCGCACTCGAAGAATACACATGGGTACCACCAGGCCTCAGACCCGACCAG GTTCATCTATACTTTAGTTCACTACCTGAGGAAAAGATTCCTTACGTTGGTAGTGCGGGGGAAAGAGAACGAGTGAAGCAGCTGCTACAACAGTTGCCGCCTCATGACAACGAGGCGAGGTACTGCAGTGGTCTTAGCGAAGAGGAAAAACGAGAGCTTCGCGTGTTTGCTGCTCAAAGGAAACGTGAAGCTCTTGGTCGAGGACATGCGAGTCAAGTAGAACGACCTCACGGTAACGATTGTCGTGAATGCGGCAGGCCAATAACCGCAGGAGAAATGGCGATAGGTGCCAGCAGAGCTGGACCCACGGCACTTTGGCACCCAGCATGTTTTATTTGCTGTATTTGCAAGCAGCTCTTGGTTGATCTCATTTACTTCTGGCGTGAAGGCAGACTTTACTGTGGAAGACATCACGCAGAAACTTTAAAACCAAGATGCTGTGCTTGTGATGAAATTATTCTAGCAGATGAATGTACTGAGGCTGAAGGCAGAGCTTGGCATATGAGGCACTTTGCGTGTCTCGAATGTGATCGACAG CTCGGCGGTCAACGTTATGTTATGCGTGAAGGTCGGCCCTACTGTCTTCACTGTTTTGACGCCTCTTTTGCCGAGTATTGTGACAGCTGTGGTGAGCCGATCGGTGTAGATCAGGGTCAGATGTCACATGAAGGCCAACACTGGCACGCTACTGAAGCCTGCTTTTGTTGCGCTACTTGCCGAACTTCGCTTCTCGGTCGACCTTTTTTACCACGAAGAGGCGCAATTTATTGCAGTATTGCCTGTAGCAAAGGTGAGCCACCGACGACACCCAGTGATTCGTCTGCTGGGCCTCCACTTGCGCCACCGCCGCCCTCTTCATTTCCAAA ACAAAACAGGAAACCGCCGCCTCCAACACCAAGTGAAGGATCTTCTAGCCCGCCATTATCAACTACAAGGCATCACACTATTGCATATACTTCCGGTTCGGCTAGAAATTCTCCTAGAGTTTCAAGAAAACACTACCAAGGCTCTACATCACTTGCAACAACTCCTACACAAATTTCTTGCCTAGATTTCCCATGTGAAAGCCTACCAAATGCTGGATCACGATCTGGCGGCTTGGATCGAGTAATTTTAGAACGCAATCTCGAGAGGCTTTTGCAGGAGCGCAATACACATACGGAAGAAACGAACCCAAGTGAACTTGGAag gCTAATGCAGGCAAGAGATCGTGAACCTCTACGCTGTGTACAAAACTCAACGCCGACTCATGCATCGAGTATGCCAGAGTTACCTCCACCCCCTCATTTACTACCACATTCGACGACAGTATCACCGCAAACGCCTCCGCCTCCGTCGCCACCGCCTCTCCCTCATTTAATACCAAACGTACCGACTGACACGACGGACCTCTGTGGTAATCCAGCTCCAATAACAGATCCACCTACGCCAACATCCAGGCGAGTTAGATTTGAAGGAGACGAAGCGCAAGGAACTTCATCTACGATGCCACTGGCGAGTGCCTGCTCATCTTCGCCGTCCAAACCCAATGTTCCGCGGTCGCGGAGTTTGCAGCCTGAACAAGTAGCCAGCACATCTTGGG aaAATGTTGGCCGAATTACAAGACATGATGATGAAGAAAGTTGTTGTTCGACATGTAGCTCATCTAGTAGTTCTGACGAAGCAACGGCGTACGCATTGCCACCTAGAAGAGCCTATGGGGGTGTTAGAATATCTTACGTACCCAATGATGCAGTTGCATGTGCAAAGAGACGCGGCCAAACTCTGTCACAATCTCAAAAGGAAGCTGACAAATGTATTTTATCCTGA
- the LOC130666156 gene encoding protein prickle-like isoform X2, with protein sequence MLSARETSGQWSNAPTSVHGAPCSQCRELCSTGYVPHFWRKVCRSCRCPREDHHRTSVKTADSSMAMAMAFQSSSTSSPSGGTIPPHQEPFKSPIEAAPVLQDPLIHHHQRLSQSDDDSGCALEEYTWVPPGLRPDQVHLYFSSLPEEKIPYVGSAGERERVKQLLQQLPPHDNEARYCSGLSEEEKRELRVFAAQRKREALGRGHASQVERPHGNDCRECGRPITAGEMAIGASRAGPTALWHPACFICCICKQLLVDLIYFWREGRLYCGRHHAETLKPRCCACDEIILADECTEAEGRAWHMRHFACLECDRQLGGQRYVMREGRPYCLHCFDASFAEYCDSCGEPIGVDQGQMSHEGQHWHATEACFCCATCRTSLLGRPFLPRRGAIYCSIACSKGEPPTTPSDSSAGPPLAPPPPSSFPKQNRKPPPPTPSEGSSSPPLSTTRHHTIAYTSGSARNSPRVSRKHYQGSTSLATTPTQISCLDFPCESLPNAGSRSGGLDRVILERNLERLLQERNTHTEETNPSELGRLMQARDREPLRCVQNSTPTHASSMPELPPPPHLLPHSTTVSPQTPPPPSPPPLPHLIPNVPTDTTDLCGNPAPITDPPTPTSRRVRFEGDEAQGTSSTMPLASACSSSPSKPNVPRSRSLQPEQVASTSWENVGRITRHDDEESCCSTCSSSSSSDEATAYALPPRRAYGGVRISYVPNDAVACAKRRGQTLSQSQKEADKCILS encoded by the exons GAAGGTGTGCAGAAGTTGCAGATGTCCGCGAGAGGACCATCACCGAACGAGTGTCAAGACAGCGGACTCATCGATGGCAATGGCAATGGCATTTCAAAGCAGCAGTACGTCATCTCCCAGCGGCGGTACTATTCCTCCTCATCAAGAGCCGTTTAAGAGTCCGATTGAAGCAGCACCTGTACTTCAAGACCCTCTTATTCATCACCATCAAAGACTTTCTCAGAGCGACGATGATAGCGGCTGCGCACTCGAAGAATACACATGGGTACCACCAGGCCTCAGACCCGACCAG GTTCATCTATACTTTAGTTCACTACCTGAGGAAAAGATTCCTTACGTTGGTAGTGCGGGGGAAAGAGAACGAGTGAAGCAGCTGCTACAACAGTTGCCGCCTCATGACAACGAGGCGAGGTACTGCAGTGGTCTTAGCGAAGAGGAAAAACGAGAGCTTCGCGTGTTTGCTGCTCAAAGGAAACGTGAAGCTCTTGGTCGAGGACATGCGAGTCAAGTAGAACGACCTCACGGTAACGATTGTCGTGAATGCGGCAGGCCAATAACCGCAGGAGAAATGGCGATAGGTGCCAGCAGAGCTGGACCCACGGCACTTTGGCACCCAGCATGTTTTATTTGCTGTATTTGCAAGCAGCTCTTGGTTGATCTCATTTACTTCTGGCGTGAAGGCAGACTTTACTGTGGAAGACATCACGCAGAAACTTTAAAACCAAGATGCTGTGCTTGTGATGAAATTATTCTAGCAGATGAATGTACTGAGGCTGAAGGCAGAGCTTGGCATATGAGGCACTTTGCGTGTCTCGAATGTGATCGACAG CTCGGCGGTCAACGTTATGTTATGCGTGAAGGTCGGCCCTACTGTCTTCACTGTTTTGACGCCTCTTTTGCCGAGTATTGTGACAGCTGTGGTGAGCCGATCGGTGTAGATCAGGGTCAGATGTCACATGAAGGCCAACACTGGCACGCTACTGAAGCCTGCTTTTGTTGCGCTACTTGCCGAACTTCGCTTCTCGGTCGACCTTTTTTACCACGAAGAGGCGCAATTTATTGCAGTATTGCCTGTAGCAAAGGTGAGCCACCGACGACACCCAGTGATTCGTCTGCTGGGCCTCCACTTGCGCCACCGCCGCCCTCTTCATTTCCAAA ACAAAACAGGAAACCGCCGCCTCCAACACCAAGTGAAGGATCTTCTAGCCCGCCATTATCAACTACAAGGCATCACACTATTGCATATACTTCCGGTTCGGCTAGAAATTCTCCTAGAGTTTCAAGAAAACACTACCAAGGCTCTACATCACTTGCAACAACTCCTACACAAATTTCTTGCCTAGATTTCCCATGTGAAAGCCTACCAAATGCTGGATCACGATCTGGCGGCTTGGATCGAGTAATTTTAGAACGCAATCTCGAGAGGCTTTTGCAGGAGCGCAATACACATACGGAAGAAACGAACCCAAGTGAACTTGGAag gCTAATGCAGGCAAGAGATCGTGAACCTCTACGCTGTGTACAAAACTCAACGCCGACTCATGCATCGAGTATGCCAGAGTTACCTCCACCCCCTCATTTACTACCACATTCGACGACAGTATCACCGCAAACGCCTCCGCCTCCGTCGCCACCGCCTCTCCCTCATTTAATACCAAACGTACCGACTGACACGACGGACCTCTGTGGTAATCCAGCTCCAATAACAGATCCACCTACGCCAACATCCAGGCGAGTTAGATTTGAAGGAGACGAAGCGCAAGGAACTTCATCTACGATGCCACTGGCGAGTGCCTGCTCATCTTCGCCGTCCAAACCCAATGTTCCGCGGTCGCGGAGTTTGCAGCCTGAACAAGTAGCCAGCACATCTTGGG aaAATGTTGGCCGAATTACAAGACATGATGATGAAGAAAGTTGTTGTTCGACATGTAGCTCATCTAGTAGTTCTGACGAAGCAACGGCGTACGCATTGCCACCTAGAAGAGCCTATGGGGGTGTTAGAATATCTTACGTACCCAATGATGCAGTTGCATGTGCAAAGAGACGCGGCCAAACTCTGTCACAATCTCAAAAGGAAGCTGACAAATGTATTTTATCCTGA